The proteins below are encoded in one region of Bombus terrestris chromosome 7, iyBomTerr1.2, whole genome shotgun sequence:
- the LOC105665968 gene encoding uncharacterized protein LOC105665968, which yields MAGLYERRATSGGYTGYEEGPKILSTIRVADVRSRSQGTLCKFTQEVRVVSERPLRRPRRRRLPGGIRERRHGRKSCNTVVSRRYGLPTGAYRYTQALCRTEVEYGLYWRHLLHG from the exons ATGGCTGGACTGTATGAACGTCGAGCTACCAGTGGTGGGTACACTGGGTACGAAGAAGGGCCGAAAATACTATCAACGATTCGTGTCGCT GACGTTCGTTCACGATCACAGGGCACCCTTTGCAAGTTCACGCAAGAGGTTCGCGTTGTCTCAGAGAGACCGCTACGCCGCCCACGTCGTCGCCGATTACCGGGAGGTATACGTGAAAG GCGGCACGGACGCAAATCCTGCAATACGGTAGTCAGTAGGCGGTATGGCCTACCAACAGGCGCATACAGGTATACGCAAGCTCTTTGTCGGACGGAGGTGGAGTACGGGTTATATTGGCGCCACCTCCTGCACGGTTAA